One Acidobacteriota bacterium genomic window, GGCATGCACGAGTCGACCGTCTCGCGTGTCGTCAACAGCAAGTACATGCATACCCACCGGGGCGTGTTCGAGATGAGATTCTTCTTTCACAGCGGCATCTCCAGCCGACATGGCGGCGATGACATTTCGTCGCTCAGCGTGAAAGAGAAGATCCGGAAGATCATCGCCGCCGAAGATGAGTTGAAGCCGCTATCGGATTCGGCGGTCGTCAAGCTGCTAAAGGAAGAGGGATTGCAGATCGCACGGCGCACCGTCGCCAAGTATCGTGAGGAGCTGAGAATTCCGTCGTCCAGCCAACGAAAACGGGCGTTCCGCTAGGGACGCCTCGGGGGAGGATTACCGCATGCAGTTGGAAATCACCGGTCGCCATATCCAGATCGACAAGGGCATTCGCGAGTTCACAGAAGAAAAGCTGCGCCGCCTTACACGTCTCCTCGAGGAATCGCTGGATGTCCATCTCGTCCTCGGCGCTGAAAAACATCGTCACACGGCCGAGATCCACGTGCGCTCCGGACACGCGTTCCTTGCCGGCAGCGCTGAAACCGACGATCCCCATGCCGCCATTGCAGACGTCGTGGAGAAGCTCGAGCGGCAAGCACGCAAGTACAAGGAAAAGCTGACGGATCATAAGCATCGCAGGGGGCATCGTGACCCCGATATCGCGGCAACCATCGAGGCCAACGCCGGCGCAGAGGCCTCGGCGGAGCCTGAGCCGGCCGCTCGG contains:
- the raiA gene encoding ribosome-associated translation inhibitor RaiA, whose translation is MQLEITGRHIQIDKGIREFTEEKLRRLTRLLEESLDVHLVLGAEKHRHTAEIHVRSGHAFLAGSAETDDPHAAIADVVEKLERQARKYKEKLTDHKHRRGHRDPDIAATIEANAGAEASAEPEPAARLSRIVPGAPYRTRPMSAEDAAVLLESGEEEIVVFRDLDSDRISVLHRRDDGNFGLIETER